A part of Anaerotignum faecicola genomic DNA contains:
- the pth gene encoding aminoacyl-tRNA hydrolase: MGLFDRFKNQEARGQEFYCIVGLGNPGREYAETKHNVGFCVIDKLAEKYEIKVEKYKNRALIGDGMIRDKRVLLVKPQTFMNLSGESVREIVNFYKIPQERFVVIFDDTSLPCGSVRIREKGSHGGHNGIRNIIDQMGTDVFNRIKVGIGEKPKGWDLADYVLAKFSPDDLPAMEEGMEKAVKGVELILSRGVAEAANRVNQKPKSMKKQKALQEQAEKAEKETEKTTDGVNKE, translated from the coding sequence ATGGGTCTTTTTGACAGATTTAAAAATCAGGAAGCGAGAGGGCAGGAGTTTTACTGCATCGTGGGTCTTGGCAACCCCGGCAGAGAATACGCCGAAACAAAGCATAATGTCGGCTTCTGTGTAATTGATAAGCTGGCGGAAAAATATGAGATTAAGGTGGAAAAATACAAAAACAGAGCATTGATTGGGGATGGCATGATTCGCGATAAGCGGGTGCTTCTCGTAAAGCCGCAGACCTTTATGAACCTCAGCGGCGAAAGTGTGCGTGAAATCGTGAATTTCTATAAAATTCCGCAGGAACGCTTTGTTGTCATTTTCGATGATACGAGCCTGCCCTGCGGCAGTGTGCGGATTCGCGAAAAGGGCAGCCATGGCGGACATAACGGCATCCGCAACATCATCGACCAAATGGGGACGGATGTGTTTAACCGCATTAAGGTCGGCATTGGCGAAAAGCCAAAGGGCTGGGATTTGGCGGATTATGTTCTTGCGAAATTCAGTCCCGATGATTTGCCTGCCATGGAAGAAGGCATGGAGAAGGCGGTCAAGGGTGTGGAGCTGATCCTCTCTCGCGGCGTGGCGGAGGCGGCAAACCGTGTGAACCAGAAACCGAAAAGCATGAAAAAACAGAAGGCCTTGCAGGAGCAGGCAGAAAAAGCCGAAAAAGAAACGGAAAAGACTACTGACGGGGTGAATAAAGAATGA
- a CDS encoding 2-hydroxyacid dehydrogenase, with amino-acid sequence MKIAFFDTKSYWVDAFKPVAAKYGYEITFFNERLTPATAHLAAGHDATCSFVNDEVPAEVIRELKNLGIKVLLLRCAGFDSVDLDVAKECGLPVLRVPAYSPQSVAEQGAALLMAVNRKPHLSYERTTKFNFDIAGLTGIALYGKTAGIIGTGKIGQCMINILKGFGMDIIAYDAFPNPNLGLEYVTLDELYARADVISIHCPLMPATRHMIDKDAIAKMKDGVIFINVARGGLVDSEALADAVEAGKFRGVGMDVCEKEHEYFFEDRSNLKEHDKTLSRLLASDKVVISGHQAFLTEEALEQMALITMDNAKAFLEGAELVNEVK; translated from the coding sequence ATGAAAATTGCATTCTTTGACACAAAGTCTTACTGGGTAGACGCTTTTAAACCCGTAGCAGCAAAATATGGCTATGAAATCACTTTCTTCAACGAAAGACTGACACCCGCTACAGCTCATCTGGCAGCAGGTCATGACGCTACTTGCTCTTTCGTTAATGACGAAGTTCCCGCAGAAGTTATCCGTGAACTGAAAAATCTGGGTATCAAGGTTCTGCTGCTGCGTTGCGCAGGTTTCGACAGCGTTGATCTGGATGTTGCAAAAGAATGTGGTCTGCCCGTACTGAGAGTACCCGCTTACTCTCCTCAGTCCGTAGCAGAACAGGGCGCAGCGCTTCTGATGGCTGTTAACAGAAAGCCTCATCTGTCCTATGAAAGAACAACAAAATTCAACTTCGATATCGCTGGTCTGACAGGTATCGCTCTGTACGGCAAAACAGCAGGTATCATCGGTACAGGTAAAATCGGTCAGTGCATGATTAACATTCTGAAAGGCTTCGGCATGGACATCATCGCTTATGATGCATTCCCTAACCCCAACCTGGGTCTGGAATATGTAACTCTGGACGAACTGTATGCTCGTGCTGATGTTATCTCCATCCACTGCCCTCTGATGCCCGCAACAAGACACATGATCGACAAGGATGCTATCGCTAAGATGAAAGACGGCGTTATCTTCATCAACGTTGCTCGTGGCGGTCTGGTTGACTCCGAAGCTCTGGCTGATGCAGTTGAAGCCGGCAAATTCCGTGGCGTAGGTATGGACGTTTGCGAAAAAGAACATGAATACTTCTTCGAAGACAGAAGCAACCTGAAAGAACATGACAAGACTCTGTCCAGACTGCTGGCAAGCGATAAGGTTGTTATCTCCGGTCACCAGGCATTCCTGACAGAAGAAGCTCTGGAACAGATGGCTCTGATTACAATGGATAATGCAAAGGCATTCCTGGAAGGCGCTGAACTGGTTAACGAAGTAAAATAA
- a CDS encoding ribose-phosphate diphosphokinase, with translation MLNSGISNIKVFACNSNKTLANAIADKLGLKLGDCEVEKFSDGEISVKINETIRGADVFIIQSTSYPVNDNLMELLIMIDAMKRASAARITAVMPYYGYARQDRKARARDPISAKLVANILTSAGASRVLTMDLHCAQIQGFFDIPVDNLVGSPLLTDFYIKKFGDSLERDFVAVSPDLGSVTRVRKFAEKLNIPIAIIDKRRPKANVSEVMNIIGDIKGKKVILLDDMIDTAGTITNAANALIERGAIEVDACCTHGVLSGPAIERIEKSAIKELLVLDTIELPEEKKIDKITMVSVADIFADAINCIHNGVSISQLFD, from the coding sequence ATGCTTAATTCCGGCATCAGCAACATTAAAGTTTTTGCCTGCAATTCCAACAAAACGCTGGCAAATGCAATCGCAGATAAGCTTGGTCTGAAACTGGGCGACTGTGAAGTAGAAAAGTTCAGCGACGGTGAGATTTCCGTAAAGATCAATGAAACCATTCGTGGCGCAGATGTATTCATCATCCAGTCCACATCCTATCCCGTAAACGATAACCTGATGGAGCTGCTCATCATGATTGACGCAATGAAGCGTGCATCCGCAGCAAGAATCACAGCCGTTATGCCTTATTACGGCTATGCTCGTCAGGACAGAAAAGCAAGAGCGAGAGATCCCATCAGTGCAAAGCTGGTTGCAAATATTCTGACAAGCGCAGGCGCAAGCCGTGTGCTGACAATGGATCTGCATTGTGCGCAGATTCAGGGCTTCTTCGATATTCCCGTAGATAATCTGGTTGGCAGCCCTCTCTTGACAGACTTCTACATCAAAAAATTCGGCGATTCTCTGGAAAGAGATTTTGTTGCGGTTTCTCCCGACCTGGGCAGCGTAACAAGAGTCAGAAAATTTGCGGAAAAGCTGAATATTCCTATTGCAATTATTGATAAACGCAGACCGAAGGCAAATGTCAGCGAGGTTATGAATATCATCGGTGACATCAAGGGTAAAAAGGTTATCCTGCTGGATGATATGATTGATACCGCGGGTACCATTACAAATGCAGCCAATGCGCTGATTGAAAGAGGTGCAATCGAGGTAGATGCCTGCTGTACACATGGCGTTCTGAGCGGTCCTGCCATCGAAAGAATCGAAAAATCCGCAATCAAGGAGCTGTTGGTTCTGGATACCATCGAGCTGCCTGAGGAAAAGAAAATCGACAAGATTACAATGGTTTCCGTTGCAGATATTTTCGCAGATGCAATCAACTGCATCCATAACGGCGTTTCTATTTCTCAGCTGTTTGACTGA
- the glmU gene encoding bifunctional UDP-N-acetylglucosamine diphosphorylase/glucosamine-1-phosphate N-acetyltransferase GlmU: MRQLKAIILAAGEGSRMKSKKPKVLHEILNKSMVDYVIETAKGCGAEDVCVVVGHKAEEVKAGIRAEGISFALQAEQKGTGHAVMMAGDFIDESSDMLILYGDTPLITGETLTKLVEVHRTEGHSVTVVSSKIEDPAGYGRIMRDDHGGFERIVEHKDATDTQRMINEINTGIYIFNGRELKESLGKLNNNNAQGEYYLTDCLELILKAGGKVEAVVAKDADEFFGVNSRVQLAEAAKIMKHRINRKHMESGVTLVDPENTYIGSDVKIGMDTVILPGCVLEGNTEIGEDCEIGPNSRLTDTKLGNGVKFQTSTAIESEIGNETTVGPFAYIRPNCHIGNRVKVGDFVEVKNSTIGDGTKIPHLSYVGDTDAGEKINFGCGSIMVNYDGKKKHRTTIEDNVFVGCNVNLVAPVTVKKGSYIAAGSTITKDVPEDVLAVARARQQVIEGWTKKRIER; this comes from the coding sequence ATGAGACAGTTGAAAGCAATCATTCTGGCTGCCGGCGAAGGCTCCCGTATGAAATCCAAGAAACCTAAGGTACTCCATGAAATTCTGAATAAGAGCATGGTGGATTATGTGATTGAAACCGCAAAAGGCTGTGGCGCAGAGGACGTTTGCGTTGTGGTTGGGCATAAGGCGGAGGAGGTTAAGGCAGGCATCCGCGCGGAAGGCATCTCCTTTGCTTTGCAGGCAGAGCAGAAGGGCACAGGACATGCTGTTATGATGGCAGGCGATTTTATTGATGAAAGCAGTGATATGCTGATTCTCTACGGGGATACGCCGCTGATTACAGGCGAAACCCTGACAAAGCTGGTTGAGGTACACCGTACAGAGGGACACAGCGTAACTGTGGTTTCCTCTAAAATAGAGGACCCTGCCGGCTACGGGCGCATCATGCGCGATGACCACGGCGGCTTTGAACGCATTGTGGAGCATAAGGATGCAACAGATACACAGAGAATGATTAACGAAATCAACACAGGGATTTATATTTTCAACGGCAGGGAATTGAAGGAATCCCTGGGCAAGCTGAATAACAATAACGCGCAGGGGGAATATTACCTGACAGATTGTCTGGAGCTGATTTTGAAGGCAGGCGGCAAGGTGGAGGCTGTTGTGGCAAAGGATGCCGATGAATTTTTCGGTGTAAACAGCCGTGTACAGCTTGCGGAAGCTGCAAAAATCATGAAGCACCGCATCAACCGTAAGCACATGGAAAGCGGTGTTACCCTCGTGGATCCCGAAAATACCTATATCGGCAGTGATGTTAAAATCGGTATGGATACGGTGATTTTGCCCGGCTGTGTGCTGGAGGGCAATACGGAAATCGGGGAGGACTGCGAAATCGGCCCCAATTCCAGACTGACAGATACCAAGCTTGGCAATGGCGTGAAATTCCAGACCTCTACGGCAATCGAATCCGAAATCGGCAACGAAACCACCGTTGGGCCTTTCGCGTATATCCGCCCGAACTGCCATATCGGCAACAGGGTGAAGGTTGGCGACTTCGTTGAGGTGAAAAATTCCACCATTGGCGACGGCACAAAAATTCCCCATCTTTCTTATGTTGGGGATACCGATGCAGGCGAAAAAATCAACTTCGGCTGCGGCAGCATTATGGTAAACTATGATGGCAAGAAAAAGCACCGCACTACCATTGAGGATAATGTTTTTGTCGGCTGCAATGTAAATCTGGTTGCACCTGTAACCGTGAAGAAGGGCTCCTACATTGCCGCAGGCTCCACCATCACAAAGGATGTGCCTGAGGACGTTTTGGCGGTTGCCAGAGCAAGACAGCAGGTCATCGAAGGCTGGACAAAAAAGAGAATTGAAAGATAA
- the glgD gene encoding glucose-1-phosphate adenylyltransferase subunit GlgD, with protein MKAIGIILAGGNNDGRLGVLTDHRAAAALPIGSCYRAIDFTLSNMSNSGIGKVAVLTQYNSRSLRDHLMSSKWWDFGRKQGGLFVFTPYTSNAGSTWFRGTADSIYQNMTFLKRSNEEYVVITSGDSIYKMDYRKVLEYHKEKNADITVVYQKMTGKDLSKFGILQMDADNKLEGFEEKPEQPKSDAASLGIYVISRTLLINLLNQIIPEGRYSLVKDIIIRFIHTLKIYGYEYDGYWNAIGTGIAAYFETNMDFLKKDIRDHFINEYPYIETKPKDEPPAKYNRGADVTDSIVGSGAIFDGKVEHSVVFRRVRVGKGAAVRNSILMEGCQIGENCVVENAIFDKEVVLSAGQRVIGVSSEEPAVLKKGTKL; from the coding sequence ATGAAAGCAATCGGTATTATTTTGGCAGGCGGCAATAACGACGGCAGACTGGGCGTTCTGACCGACCATAGAGCGGCGGCGGCATTGCCCATCGGCAGCTGCTATCGCGCCATTGATTTTACATTGAGCAATATGTCCAACAGCGGCATTGGGAAGGTGGCTGTGCTGACGCAGTATAACTCTCGTTCCCTGCGCGACCATCTGATGTCATCCAAATGGTGGGACTTCGGCAGAAAGCAGGGCGGCTTGTTCGTATTCACGCCGTATACCAGCAATGCAGGCTCTACATGGTTCCGCGGCACGGCGGATTCCATTTATCAGAATATGACCTTCCTCAAGCGCAGCAATGAGGAATACGTTGTGATTACCTCCGGCGATTCCATCTATAAAATGGATTACCGTAAGGTGCTGGAATATCATAAGGAAAAAAATGCGGACATTACTGTGGTTTATCAGAAAATGACGGGAAAGGATTTATCCAAATTCGGTATTTTGCAGATGGATGCGGACAATAAGCTGGAGGGCTTCGAGGAAAAGCCGGAGCAGCCGAAATCCGATGCGGCCTCCCTGGGGATTTATGTTATCTCCAGAACGCTGCTCATCAATCTGCTGAATCAGATTATCCCCGAAGGCAGATACAGTCTGGTAAAGGATATTATCATCCGCTTTATCCATACGCTGAAAATCTACGGCTATGAATATGATGGCTACTGGAATGCCATCGGCACAGGCATTGCGGCTTATTTTGAGACGAATATGGATTTCCTGAAAAAGGATATCCGTGATCATTTTATCAACGAATATCCCTATATTGAAACAAAGCCGAAGGATGAGCCCCCTGCAAAATACAACAGGGGCGCGGATGTGACGGATTCCATCGTCGGCAGCGGTGCGATTTTTGACGGGAAGGTGGAGCATTCCGTTGTGTTCCGTAGGGTGCGTGTCGGCAAGGGCGCAGCTGTAAGGAATTCCATTCTGATGGAGGGCTGCCAGATTGGCGAAAACTGCGTAGTGGAAAATGCTATCTTCGATAAGGAGGTTGTCCTTTCCGCAGGACAAAGAGTCATCGGCGTTTCCTCCGAGGAACCGGCAGTGCTGAAAAAGGGCACAAAATTATAA
- a CDS encoding glucose-1-phosphate adenylyltransferase yields MRKKEMIAMLLAGGQGSRLGVLTRKVAKPAVAYGGRYRIIDFPLSNCINSGVDTVGVLTQYQPLRLNQHIGIGIPWDLDKKNGGVTILAPHVKTGDSGEWFNGTANAIYQNIDFIDSNNPEYVLILSGDHIYKMDYSKMLAFHKTHNAAATIAVMEVPMEEANRFGIMNTEDGDKIYEFEEKPESPKSNLASMGIYIFTWDRLRDALIEDNSIHPDSDFGKHIIPKMLDEGQPMYAWRFDGYWKDVGTIQSYWESNMDLIRTLPEFNLYEDFWKIYTNSDHQPPQYTAPGSKTEEALLSDGCEIYGTVCRSIIGPGVVVEKGAVVKDSIIMAGTIIGENALVDHCVIDEKCSIGKSVQMGVGENIPNEAKPNIYNTGITVLGMNSSVPDGIVMGKNCVIYGRTFPEDYPDGRLESGKAVVREV; encoded by the coding sequence ATGCGTAAAAAAGAAATGATAGCAATGCTTCTGGCGGGTGGACAGGGCAGTCGTCTGGGCGTGTTGACAAGAAAGGTGGCAAAGCCTGCCGTTGCATACGGGGGGAGATATCGTATCATCGATTTTCCGCTGAGCAACTGCATTAACTCCGGTGTGGATACCGTCGGCGTGCTGACACAGTATCAGCCGCTGCGTTTGAATCAGCATATCGGGATTGGGATTCCATGGGATCTGGATAAGAAAAACGGCGGTGTGACGATTCTTGCACCGCATGTGAAAACAGGGGATTCCGGCGAATGGTTCAACGGGACGGCAAACGCCATTTATCAGAATATTGACTTTATCGACAGCAATAATCCGGAATATGTGCTGATTCTTTCCGGTGACCACATTTATAAAATGGATTATTCCAAGATGCTTGCCTTCCATAAGACGCACAATGCAGCGGCAACGATTGCCGTTATGGAGGTGCCGATGGAGGAAGCAAACCGCTTCGGCATTATGAATACCGAGGACGGCGATAAGATTTACGAATTTGAGGAAAAGCCGGAAAGCCCCAAGAGCAATCTTGCTTCCATGGGGATTTACATATTTACATGGGACAGACTGCGTGATGCGTTGATTGAGGATAATTCCATCCATCCGGACAGCGATTTCGGCAAGCACATCATCCCTAAAATGCTGGATGAGGGACAGCCCATGTATGCATGGCGCTTCGATGGATACTGGAAGGATGTCGGCACCATTCAGTCCTATTGGGAGTCCAATATGGATTTAATCCGCACCCTGCCCGAATTCAACCTCTACGAGGATTTTTGGAAGATTTATACCAACAGCGACCATCAGCCGCCGCAGTATACGGCACCCGGCTCAAAGACAGAGGAAGCGCTGCTTTCTGACGGCTGTGAGATTTACGGTACGGTCTGTCGCTCCATCATCGGCCCCGGTGTTGTGGTGGAAAAGGGGGCAGTGGTGAAGGATTCCATCATCATGGCAGGCACGATTATCGGCGAAAATGCTTTGGTTGACCATTGCGTCATTGATGAAAAATGCAGCATCGGCAAAAGTGTGCAGATGGGTGTCGGGGAAAATATCCCTAACGAGGCAAAGCCTAATATTTATAATACAGGCATCACCGTTCTGGGCATGAACAGCAGTGTTCCCGATGGGATTGTGATGGGGAAAAACTGCGTGATTTACGGCAGAACCTTCCCGGAGGATTATCCCGACGGCAGATTGGAAAGCGGCAAGGCCGTTGTACGGGAGGTGTAA
- the murC gene encoding UDP-N-acetylmuramate--L-alanine ligase, with product MTTFQKGQHIYFIGIGGISMSGLAEILADKGCIVSGTDIKESPVTKHLQNLGIHINFGHKAENITDDVDLVVYTAAIHPDNPEYQAAQAKHIPLMDRARLLGEIMAEYEDSIAVAGTHGKTTTTSMVSEILLAAGTDPTITVGGILPTISSNLKIGHSPYFVAEACEYFDSFLQFKPFVGVILNVESDHLDYFKNLANIRRSFHAFAERIPAKGALVINQAIENVAELTQGLDCTVETFGLADGADWQAKNIIHEPDGKNTFDVYYKGELFGNFHLNVPGDHNITNAVASIAAAHFVGVCPADCQKGLLHFTGTERRFQKKGEKNGVVVIDDYAHHPTEIKAALAAAKKVQHRTTWCVFQPHTYSRTKFLFDAFGEAFTDADEVIIADIYAARESDDGTISAAMLADRIAKTGKSARYVGDFDAIRSYLEKNCKAGDLLLTVGAGDVFKIGEAFLEN from the coding sequence ATGACAACATTTCAAAAAGGACAACACATTTATTTCATCGGCATCGGCGGCATCAGCATGTCCGGTCTGGCAGAAATTCTGGCAGATAAGGGCTGTATCGTTTCCGGTACGGATATCAAGGAATCCCCTGTGACAAAGCACCTGCAGAATTTGGGGATTCATATCAACTTCGGACACAAGGCGGAAAACATCACGGATGATGTAGATTTAGTGGTCTATACCGCGGCAATCCATCCTGATAACCCCGAATATCAGGCGGCGCAGGCAAAGCATATCCCCCTGATGGACAGAGCCAGACTGCTGGGCGAAATCATGGCGGAATATGAGGATTCCATTGCCGTTGCAGGCACACATGGCAAGACTACAACCACATCCATGGTTTCCGAAATCCTGCTTGCCGCAGGGACAGACCCCACCATTACGGTTGGCGGCATCCTGCCTACCATCAGCAGTAACCTGAAAATCGGTCACTCTCCGTATTTCGTTGCCGAGGCATGCGAATATTTCGACAGCTTTTTGCAGTTCAAGCCCTTCGTCGGTGTGATTCTGAATGTGGAAAGCGACCATCTGGATTATTTCAAAAACCTTGCGAATATCCGCCGCTCCTTCCATGCCTTTGCAGAGCGTATCCCTGCGAAGGGTGCATTGGTTATCAATCAGGCGATTGAAAACGTGGCAGAGCTGACACAGGGACTGGACTGCACCGTAGAAACCTTCGGACTGGCGGACGGTGCGGACTGGCAGGCGAAAAATATCATCCATGAGCCGGACGGCAAGAATACCTTTGATGTATATTATAAAGGCGAATTATTCGGGAATTTCCATCTGAATGTACCCGGAGACCATAATATCACAAATGCGGTGGCATCCATTGCGGCGGCACATTTTGTAGGTGTCTGTCCTGCGGATTGCCAAAAGGGGCTTCTGCATTTTACGGGCACAGAACGCCGCTTCCAGAAAAAAGGCGAAAAAAACGGCGTTGTTGTCATTGATGATTATGCGCACCACCCCACAGAAATCAAGGCGGCACTGGCGGCGGCAAAAAAGGTGCAGCACCGTACAACCTGGTGCGTATTCCAGCCGCACACCTATTCCAGAACGAAGTTCCTCTTTGATGCATTCGGCGAAGCATTCACCGATGCAGATGAAGTCATCATTGCGGATATCTATGCCGCAAGGGAATCCGATGACGGCACCATTTCCGCCGCCATGCTTGCGGACAGAATCGCGAAAACAGGCAAATCCGCAAGATATGTCGGGGATTTTGATGCCATCCGCTCCTATCTGGAGAAAAACTGCAAGGCAGGGGATTTACTTCTGACGGTCGGCGCAGGGGATGTGTTCAAAATCGGCGAAGCGTTTTTAGAAAATTAA
- the rlmH gene encoding 23S rRNA (pseudouridine(1915)-N(3))-methyltransferase RlmH codes for MKVTVVCVGKLKEKYWRDAIAEYSKRLSRYMKLEIIELADEKAPENMSDAQAAEVKEREGQRILKNVKDDAFAVALAVEGKMLSSEELAEFMAKKSVGGVSHIVFIIGGSLGLSPAVMRRADYALSFSRMTFPHQMMRVVLLEQIYRSERIQRNEPYHK; via the coding sequence ATGAAGGTTACGGTCGTTTGCGTAGGCAAATTGAAGGAAAAATACTGGCGCGATGCCATCGCGGAATACAGCAAGCGGTTGAGCCGTTATATGAAGCTGGAGATTATCGAGCTGGCGGATGAAAAGGCACCCGAAAACATGAGCGATGCACAGGCGGCGGAGGTCAAGGAAAGGGAAGGACAGCGGATTCTGAAAAACGTGAAGGACGATGCCTTTGCGGTGGCGCTTGCGGTGGAAGGAAAGATGCTTTCCTCCGAGGAGCTGGCAGAATTTATGGCGAAAAAGAGCGTTGGCGGCGTGAGCCATATCGTGTTCATCATCGGCGGCTCTCTGGGGCTTTCCCCTGCGGTGATGCGGCGCGCGGATTATGCACTCAGCTTTTCCAGAATGACATTTCCGCACCAGATGATGCGCGTGGTTTTATTGGAGCAGATTTACCGCTCGGAGCGGATTCAGCGCAACGAGCCATATCATAAATAA
- a CDS encoding MBL fold metallo-hydrolase — protein sequence MEFCTIASGSSGNCTYIGTDYTKILIDAGISGKKIEEGLANLKLTGDKIDALFITHEHVDHIKGAGILSRRFDIPIFATADTWAAMEEGLGRIAPSNKRIVYADEVCAVNDLCVKPFRIPHDAAEPVGYNVFSGEKKITLATDIGHVTDTIRESIEDSDVLLLEANHDVEMLKKGGYPWSLKQRILGENGHLSNHTAGRLLAEVMTGKMKYVFLGHLSEENNNPHLAYETVEEILRNNRIEVGTHVKMDMASRFQNGVKVEL from the coding sequence ATGGAATTTTGCACCATCGCCAGCGGCAGCAGCGGCAACTGCACCTATATCGGGACGGATTACACGAAAATATTGATTGATGCAGGCATCAGTGGCAAGAAAATCGAGGAAGGACTTGCAAATTTGAAGCTGACGGGCGACAAAATCGATGCGCTGTTTATCACCCATGAGCATGTTGACCATATCAAGGGGGCAGGCATCCTTTCCCGCAGGTTTGATATCCCCATTTTTGCCACGGCGGATACCTGGGCGGCGATGGAGGAAGGCCTTGGGCGGATTGCGCCGAGCAACAAGCGGATTGTGTATGCGGATGAGGTCTGCGCGGTGAATGACCTTTGCGTGAAGCCGTTTCGGATTCCGCATGATGCGGCAGAGCCGGTCGGCTATAACGTCTTTTCGGGCGAGAAAAAAATCACACTGGCAACCGATATCGGGCATGTGACGGATACGATTCGGGAAAGCATAGAGGACAGTGATGTGCTGCTTTTAGAGGCAAATCATGATGTGGAAATGCTGAAAAAGGGCGGTTATCCATGGTCGCTGAAGCAGCGGATTCTGGGCGAAAACGGACATCTTTCCAACCATACGGCAGGAAGGCTTCTGGCAGAGGTGATGACGGGAAAGATGAAATATGTTTTTTTGGGGCACCTCAGCGAGGAAAACAATAACCCCCATCTGGCGTATGAAACAGTAGAGGAAATCCTGCGGAACAACCGCATTGAGGTTGGCACGCATGTAAAAATGGATATGGCGAGCCGTTTTCAGAATGGCGTGAAGGTGGAACTGTAA
- a CDS encoding UDP-N-acetylglucosamine 1-carboxyvinyltransferase has protein sequence MDKLVVRGRKRLTGEVTISGAKNAAVAVIPAAVMATGVSVLENLPSIEDVRNICHTIQEMGGKCRFLDKHTLEIDCNEGVSYQATFEGVQKMRASYYLIGALLARYKKAEVAMPGGCNFGKRPIDLHLKGFRALGATVIEEDGMVKAYAEKLIGTSIYMDQVSVGATINVMLAATMAEGTTTIENAAKEPHVVDTANYLNMMGANIKGAGTDVIRIKGVPELKGAQYTIIPDQIEAGTYMIAAAITGGDVLVKNIIPKHMDSLTAKLEEMNVKVAEWEDSIRVMADEPLRAVNVKTMSYPGFPTDLQPQIATLLAVCNGTSVLTENVWENRYQYMGELRKLGADVEINGRVATIHGIKHFSGAEVSATDLRAGAAMILAALAAEGETIIDGVRYIDRGYEDVEEKFRAMGADIDRIPGEQ, from the coding sequence ATGGATAAATTAGTTGTAAGGGGCCGAAAAAGATTGACCGGAGAGGTTACCATCAGCGGTGCGAAAAACGCGGCGGTGGCTGTTATTCCGGCGGCGGTAATGGCAACCGGAGTGAGTGTACTGGAGAATCTTCCCAGTATTGAGGACGTTAGAAATATCTGTCATACCATTCAGGAAATGGGCGGTAAATGCAGATTTTTAGATAAACATACTTTGGAAATTGACTGTAACGAGGGTGTCAGCTATCAGGCGACCTTTGAGGGCGTGCAGAAAATGCGCGCATCCTATTATCTCATCGGTGCGCTTTTGGCACGCTATAAAAAGGCAGAGGTGGCAATGCCCGGCGGCTGCAATTTTGGCAAACGCCCCATTGACCTGCACCTGAAGGGCTTCCGTGCGCTTGGTGCAACCGTCATTGAGGAGGACGGCATGGTGAAGGCTTATGCCGAAAAGCTGATTGGTACTTCCATCTACATGGATCAGGTGAGCGTTGGCGCGACCATCAATGTCATGCTTGCGGCAACCATGGCGGAGGGCACCACAACGATTGAAAACGCGGCAAAGGAGCCGCATGTGGTAGATACTGCAAACTATCTGAACATGATGGGGGCAAATATCAAGGGCGCAGGGACAGATGTGATTCGTATTAAGGGCGTTCCCGAACTGAAGGGCGCGCAGTATACCATCATTCCCGACCAGATTGAGGCAGGCACCTACATGATTGCGGCGGCGATTACGGGCGGCGATGTGCTGGTGAAGAATATCATTCCCAAGCACATGGATTCCCTGACAGCAAAGCTGGAGGAAATGAATGTGAAGGTGGCGGAATGGGAGGATTCCATTCGCGTGATGGCGGATGAGCCCTTGCGTGCGGTAAATGTAAAGACCATGAGCTACCCCGGCTTCCCGACGGATTTACAGCCTCAGATTGCAACGCTTCTTGCGGTCTGCAACGGGACAAGTGTGCTGACGGAAAATGTCTGGGAAAACAGATATCAGTACATGGGTGAGCTGCGTAAGCTGGGCGCAGATGTGGAAATTAACGGCAGAGTGGCAACCATCCACGGCATTAAGCATTTCAGCGGCGCGGAGGTTTCCGCAACAGACCTGAGAGCAGGCGCGGCAATGATTCTGGCGGCACTGGCGGCAGAGGGCGAAACCATCATTGACGGCGTGCGTTATATCGACAGAGGCTATGAGGATGTCGAGGAAAAATTCAGAGCCATGGGCGCGGATATCGACCGTATCCCCGGCGAGCAGTAA